The sequence CGACTATCCCGTTTCACGCCCTCCGCAAAGGGCCTGGCATGGGGTTGCCAGCGCTTCTATTGGGATAGACACCGCGCCGACGCTTTACTGGACGCGCCGGTGTGAACCAGAAACAGTGtcggcccccaaatcgctatcggggccgctatccggccgcgggtggagatgctcttacatctgTGCCTGAACATAAAGTTAACACACCCACAATCGTACTTCAAACAGATACATTTCCTAAGTGCTTTACAGCTGAAATCTCCTCAGAGCTAAATAAAAATCCCTCATTTCCCAAGTGCTTTACAACTGAAATCTTCTCAGAGTTAAAAAGAAAAGTCCATCATTTCCTAAGTGCTTCTAGCTGCTTCTCCATGCCCGTTGGCATTACCCTGCAAAAATATAATGAGACATTTGAAAGTATTTACTTTAAAAACGTCCTGTTATAAAAGGGAAAAGAAACCAGCCAACTCCATGCATTTATATAAAGAATCATCACTTACAACATTGGACACTTGGCCCATGGCTGGGTATATATTCTTGAGCATTTTGTCTAAAGAATCCTTAGCCAACAGGAGCGTCCCTTCTTTCACTCCTGATTCAGATGAAGCATTTGCTGAGGATGCAACACCGTGAAGCTGCGGGGAAGAAGATGATCCACACGGTTAGTCTTTCATCAAAGATATTTCATCGCACTCCAAGCTACTGAAAAGGTTTTCTAAATAGAAAGCTTCCCAAACCAATCAATGAACGCCTGTCTCGCATACAATAGGACAATAAGCATCTCACTTATCAACTAACTTCCACCAAAATTGCAAGGAATTTGTGCAAAAAGACAGCAATTGTTTTTTACATACTACCTCTGCAATAGCTGGTTGCTCTGATACGTCTTGATTTGTACTCAAATTGCCTTTTGTTGTTCCCGGATTTTCCGCAGATGCCTACAAAACAACGCATTGCAGTACACTGAGACGCAAATCTTTCATACAAGCAGATTTATTCTTGACATGACTACACAAACAGTAAGGAAGAAAAAAAGTAGAACCAAGAACATGCTAAGCATAGACCGGAGTACTGAACAGCTCGAGGTTCTGACACTTGTGAAACTAAACGACTACAGAAACCTTGGTAATCCTTGATCGGACTACGAACAGCTCGATGCTCTGACACTTGTGAAATTAAATGACTACAGAAACTTGCATAGTTTCCGGACAGAAAATGAAGGGAGACGCTGGTTGCTGCTCCGTTACCTGATCCTTGGAGGCGTCCTGTCGCCACTGGGGCTGAAACTTGTGCAGAAGCAGAATGAGCAACCTTTTCAGCTCGGGCAGCACCTCCTCGGGGAAGAGCTTCGCGATGTCGTCCTTTGCTACGTTTTCATGGACACACCTGCGGATGAGTATCCTGAGGCACACCAACAGCTGCGAGCGAGCGAGAGGAGCATCAGCATGTAGCTGGGGAATGAATCCGGGCCGCCGCAGCTTGGCGGGAGCAACGGCGCGGAAGGGGAAGCCGCAGAAAGCGAGGAGATACGTACGGGGTCGATCTCGGAGTCGGTGGAGATCTGGAGGATGTCGCGGACGAcggcgcggtcggcggcgtcgagGCCGGTGCGGCGGGTGCGCCAGAGCGCCTGCAGGATGTACTCCACCGAGTCCTTGGACCGCGCGCGCGCCAGAAGCGGGAGGTGCTCGTGCCCCCACAgcgccctcgacgccgccgctGGTGCCCCTTGTTGCCGCGCCTCCATCGCCGGCCGGGTTCCGCCGCCGCGTGCGTGCTGAGAGAAACACAAGGCACGACTAGCGCGACGCGATTGCTAatggggcgatttacacaaaaataacccaaaagtggaagaaaagcacagactgaccctccggcgaaactatttcaccaatctaacccttttgtgtggcgcctctcccacgggcgccacacatgcccatgtggcgcctctggctctggcgccacacacccatccgatgTGCCCCGTCGACGTtgagctggtgaccccgatccgacgtggcagcacgagtggcgcctCTTTggacggcgccacactttgaaagtcacattcacttaagtttgggcgccgcgcgtgcccagcccgaccctcttctttctttctttctctgttcttcttctctcctcctaaggcgcccggttttctctctccccctctctcccccccaccaaatcaaccaccaaatcgtcagatctgtccgtggagatcgttcccaactcgttgcttgaggtaatctcctctgtttcccctcttttcatccattgattttgtgtatttgctccaatctatatgtgaaaccctagatgtggatttggttgatttgagggtggagatggatttggttggatgttagggttgttgaagtagaagaaatggtagtgtgctagtttgtatgggtagattatgttgattatggtatctaatgaacacatgtgtgtatgtgttgttcccattatgctagggggatggaaagaattgttcatgttcatcatgtggacaaggatgcttacttgaagggaaacatagagccggacccggaagaggttgacttggtgtttgacgttagccctagctttgcggaggtggtagcacaagttagggttgagttgaattggaatgagccaaatgatggtattgagctag comes from Lolium rigidum isolate FL_2022 unplaced genomic scaffold, APGP_CSIRO_Lrig_0.1 contig_54331_1, whole genome shotgun sequence and encodes:
- the LOC124681741 gene encoding uncharacterized protein LOC124681741, which gives rise to MEARQQGAPAAASRALWGHEHLPLLARARSKDSVEYILQALWRTRRTGLDAADRAVVRDILQISTDSEIDPLLVCLRILIRRCVHENVAKDDIAKLFPEEVLPELKRLLILLLHKFQPQWRQDASKDQASAENPGTTKGNLSTNQDVSEQPAIAELHGVASSANASSESGVKEGTLLLAKDSLDKMLKNIYPAMGQVSNVGNANGHGEAARST